The Actinomycetota bacterium genomic sequence GAGGTCGACGCGCTCGACGAGCAGGCTGTGGACACGCATCTCCAGTCCGTGATCGACAAGGCGGCCCGCGTCGATATCTCGTTCAACGCGATCGGCATCCCTAATCCGAAGAGTCGTGTGCCCCTGGTCGAGCTGGACGTCGCCCGGTTCTCCCTGCCCATTGCGACGTACACGAGGGCGTACTTTCTGACCGCCCGCCTGGCCGCCCGGCGGATGGTCGCGAACCGATCGGGGGTGATCATGACCGTCACCGCAATCCCTTCGCGGACGGGCATCCCAGTGGTGGGAGGCGGCGGTCCGGCGATGGCCGCCGTGGAGGCGCTCACCCGAGGTCTATCCGCCGAGCTCGCACCTCAGGGTATTCGCGTGGTCGGTCTGCGACCCCAGGGGATGCCGGAGACCGGCAGGATCAAGGAGAGCTTCGAGCTTTACGCCAAGGCGTCGGGAATGACCTGGGAACAGTTCCACGAGTTCGGCGCAGCCAGGACTCACCCACGACGGCTTTCGACGCTCACGGAGATGACGAACGTGGCGGTCTTCATGGCTTCCGACCAGGCGAGCGGGATGACGGGAACGGTCGTCAACTTGAGCCTGGGAAGCCTGGATGACTAGTGGTCGGTCGCCGAGGTGGTTTGATAGGTGAGCCTTGACTTCGCCGGGGAGGACTCCATGACCTCGACGACTGATCCGCAGCTTGTCACGGCCGCTGAGGCCGCCCGCCTGCTGGGCGTCACCCGCCGGCAAGTCCTGGAACTGGCGACCTCCGCCGCCGACTTCCCAGCCGCTGAGCACACCTCCACCGGCGGTCGGGTGTGGCCGCGGGCGGCCGTGCATGCCTGGGTCGCTAACCATCCCGACCAGGGACCGATCTTCACCGGCCCCGACCTCCCACCGGACGGCGGCCATCCCCGGCAGATCTGGGCGGTGCTGAACCGTGCCGCCGACGAGGCTCAACCATCCCTGGATCGGCTACGAGCATCTGGTGCTCGGGATGCTGCACCCCGACTGTCCCGGGGCGGCCCGTCGGGTGCTGGAGTCCTTGGGGATCCGCCCCGAGCCGTTTCGCCAAGCGTTCACCCTCAGCATGGGCGACCCCTGGGACACCACCCCGACCCACACCACGCTCTCACCCGCCACCCAGCTCGTGCTGGAGCGGGCCAACCTGGAGGCCGCCCGGCTCGCCGACACCGAGGTCACCAGCGAGCACGTCCTGCTCGCCCTGATCAGCCGCGACCGCTTCCCGACCCGCTGGGTCGCCCGCGCCGGGATCACCGCTGAGGTGGTGCGCCAGCGGGTGCTGGACGCCACCGAGGGCGTCGTGCTGCCCGAGGCGGCGCCGCTCGAACCACCGCCGCCCGCCGAGGCCGACCTGGCGTACACCTTGGACCTGGCACCCAACCCCCTCGGCCACGATCCCCGCCGGCGGCGCCCCTGGGGTTCAAGAGGGTTCGGGGTGCCGCTGGACCGGCCACCCAAGAAAGGCATGCTGGGACGCCAGTACTTCGTCGACCGGGACGGCTATCCCGTGCTGACCACCGACGGCCGACCGGTGCACATCGTGGTCGACGAGGACACCGTGCCGGTGCTGGACGAACACGGCCAGGAGACGATCGGTCCGGTCGAGATCCCAGAAGGCGCCAGGCTGATCACTGGCCCCGACCCATCCTGACCCAGGTATCTCGGGGCAGCAGGTCGATACCTGGTCCCGCCGCGACACCGCCCTCTCGCCGTGACGCCCACTGGTTCAGACCCGGGCGGCGGTGTGGAGCCCCAGTTGCTGGACCGCGACCTGGATCATCTGGCTGGTGAATCCCCATTCGTTGTCGTACCAGCTCATGACCTTGACCAGGTCGCCGCCGACGACCCGGGTCATGTCCAGCTGGACGATGGAGGCGCGGGGATCCTTGACGATGTCGGCCGAGACCAGCGGATCCTCGGCGACGGCGAGGATTCCCTGGTACCGGTCGCTGGTTGCCTCCTGCCGCAGCACGTCGTTGACCTCTTCGGGCGTGGTGTCCCGCCCCACCACGAAGACGACGTCCGAGATGGACCCGACGACCACCGGGCCGCGCACGGAGACACCGTCGAAGCGACCCTCCATGGCCGGCAGCGCCTTGGCGGTGGCGGTGGCCGCCCCGGTGCTGGAGGGGACGAAGCTCTGGGCGGCGGCGCGGCCACGGCGCAGGTCCTTGGCGCCGCCGGGGCTGTCGACCAGGGCCTGGGTCGCGGTGTAGGCGTGCACGGTGGTCAGCACGGCCTTCTCGACGCCGAAGTGCCGGTCCAGGATCTCCACCAGCGGGGTGATGTTGTTGGTGGTGCAGCTGGCGCAGGAGATGATCTGGGTCTCACCGTCGGGCCGGTTGACCCCGTGGATGATGGTCGGCACGTCCGGGCTCTTGGTCGGGCCGGACAGGATCACCCACCTGGCGCCGGCGCGCACGTGCTTCTCGGCGTCCTCGCGGTTGGTGAACCGGCCGGTGCACTCCAGCACCAGGTCGATCTCGAGGTCGGCCCATGGAAGCTGCTCGGGGTCACGCTCGCTCAGGTACACCAGCGGCTTGCCGTCGATGACCAGCTTCCCGTCGACGGCGTCAACCTGCCGCTCGTAGCGACCGTACACGCTGTCGTACCTGAGCAGGTACACCATGTTCTCGAGCGAGCCGATCTCGTTCACCGCCACCACGTCGAGCTGCGGCTGCTCGAGGGCCAGCTTGAGGGCTGCCCGACCGATCCGGCCGAGCCCGTTGATCGCGACCTTGTTGGCCATCTGTGCCTCCTTCGAGGGTCAGGCCGAGGTCCGCTCGCTGCCGACCAGGTCCTGCTCGGCGGCGAACTCCCCGGCGAACGACGTGTCGCTGGTGAGCCGGAGGATCTTGAACTGGCCGTCGGCGCGCTGGCCGGTCTCCACCATGCGCCGGCGGTACCGGTCGTACTCGCCGGAGCGTACGACCCGGATGATGGGCGGGCCGTAGCGCAGCGACTTCCGCTTGGTCTGGTACTCGTCGTTCTGGCCCCCCAATGCCGCGTCCAGGCGGTCGACCAGCGCCGAACCGTCGTGCTCGGCGACCGGGTCGTCGAACTCGATGAGGAAGACCAGCCGCGGCGTGGTTCCCTCGACCAATTCGGCGACGGCGGCGATGAAGTGGTAGCGGCCCCGCAGCGCGGCCAGCGCCTGGTCGACGGCGGCGAGGACCTGGACCTCGTAGAGCTTCTCCCCGGTGAACGAGACGACGCCTTTCCCCTTCTGGATGAACCGGATGAGCGGGGTCTCGCCGTAGTGCCCTGCGACCTCGACGATGTCGTTCATGTCGTAGCGGTACAGCCCCGAGGCGTTGGTGACGTACACGAAATAGCGTCGCCCGACCTGCAGCTTGTCGACGGTCAGCAGGTGGCGGCCCTCTGGGGCGCGATCGTCGTCTGCGGGGTGGAATTCGAGCACGTTGGTGCCGACCGCGGTCACCCCGGCGTCACCCTGGTCGTTGAGCGGCACCGATCCGCGTAGCTCGGTGGCGTAGTAGCCGAAGTCCCTGACCGGCGTTCCCTGCGGGAAGTAGGTGTCGAACTTCGCCAGGTAGGCGCCGACGGTCCCACCCTTCCAGCACCCGACCGCGGCCAGCTCGGGCCATGCCAGCCCGGGCCGCAGCAGGCCGCCGCCGGCGGCGGCCGCCCGCTCCAGGTGCCTGGCGCGCTCTGGATCCGGTCGCAGGCGCAGGGAGTTCCGAAGGTCCTGGGGCACGGAGAACCGCGAGGAGAGTGTCCCGTCGCGGACGTCGCGGATGATCGGCTCAGTGTGCTCGGCAAGCCGGTCGCCGAGCAGCAGGACGGTGCTGGGGTTGACGGTGGCGATGCAGCTGATGTCCTGGCCGGCGGCCAGCCGCAGCAGCGTGTAGTACTTGGCCTCGTAGTCCTCGATGGCGAAGACCCCATAGGGGGCGGTGTACAT encodes the following:
- a CDS encoding SDR family oxidoreductase, with amino-acid sequence EVDALDEQAVDTHLQSVIDKAARVDISFNAIGIPNPKSRVPLVELDVARFSLPIATYTRAYFLTARLAARRMVANRSGVIMTVTAIPSRTGIPVVGGGGPAMAAVEALTRGLSAELAPQGIRVVGLRPQGMPETGRIKESFELYAKASGMTWEQFHEFGAARTHPRRLSTLTEMTNVAVFMASDQASGMTGTVVNLSLGSLDD
- a CDS encoding Clp protease N-terminal domain-containing protein → MPPTRLNHPWIGYEHLVLGMLHPDCPGAARRVLESLGIRPEPFRQAFTLSMGDPWDTTPTHTTLSPATQLVLERANLEAARLADTEVTSEHVLLALISRDRFPTRWVARAGITAEVVRQRVLDATEGVVLPEAAPLEPPPPAEADLAYTLDLAPNPLGHDPRRRRPWGSRGFGVPLDRPPKKGMLGRQYFVDRDGYPVLTTDGRPVHIVVDEDTVPVLDEHGQETIGPVEIPEGARLITGPDPS
- a CDS encoding glyceraldehyde 3-phosphate dehydrogenase NAD-binding domain-containing protein — protein: MANKVAINGLGRIGRAALKLALEQPQLDVVAVNEIGSLENMVYLLRYDSVYGRYERQVDAVDGKLVIDGKPLVYLSERDPEQLPWADLEIDLVLECTGRFTNREDAEKHVRAGARWVILSGPTKSPDVPTIIHGVNRPDGETQIISCASCTTNNITPLVEILDRHFGVEKAVLTTVHAYTATQALVDSPGGAKDLRRGRAAAQSFVPSSTGAATATAKALPAMEGRFDGVSVRGPVVVGSISDVVFVVGRDTTPEEVNDVLRQEATSDRYQGILAVAEDPLVSADIVKDPRASIVQLDMTRVVGGDLVKVMSWYDNEWGFTSQMIQVAVQQLGLHTAARV
- a CDS encoding GH3 auxin-responsive promoter family protein, with amino-acid sequence GGRILSVVSPEVESHAPSGVPVGAESGHGYRTMPGPVKSMYTAPYGVFAIEDYEAKYYTLLRLAAGQDISCIATVNPSTVLLLGDRLAEHTEPIIRDVRDGTLSSRFSVPQDLRNSLRLRPDPERARHLERAAAAGGGLLRPGLAWPELAAVGCWKGGTVGAYLAKFDTYFPQGTPVRDFGYYATELRGSVPLNDQGDAGVTAVGTNVLEFHPADDDRAPEGRHLLTVDKLQVGRRYFVYVTNASGLYRYDMNDIVEVAGHYGETPLIRFIQKGKGVVSFTGEKLYEVQVLAAVDQALAALRGRYHFIAAVAELVEGTTPRLVFLIEFDDPVAEHDGSALVDRLDAALGGQNDEYQTKRKSLRYGPPIIRVVRSGEYDRYRRRMVETGQRADGQFKILRLTSDTSFAGEFAAEQDLVGSERTSA